GGGGAATGTAAAAAAGATGAGCTGATTGAGACAAGATGATAGAAATTGTTTaaagtttataattaattaaacaatCCGATATTATTGGATGACCTaatgctttttctttttcttttttttttttagctatAATTCAGATATAAAAATTGCAAAACTTGTTATTCTAAAAGTGGAAACTCACCGTTTTGATAAGTCATTCGTGGTGGTCAAAAGACTCGAGATCCAGCAAGCAAGCGCGCTGTTGTGGGGCCAAGGCCACAGCTAATGCGTAAAACACGCGCCGGGCTTTACAGCTTGTCCAAACGCGTGGACTCCGAAACGCAGGTCTTCTCGCTGACTCGGGCTCTGTTACGCACAAAACGCAAAACCTGTGAAGAAGTCTCTACTCACTTCATTTTAATTCTCCAATCTCTATTTTAGTTACCTCAATATTGAATCTGGATCCCTCTCTCATGGAGATTCCACGCACAAATCTTAccctctcttttcttttcctatGTCTCTTTCTAGTCTCCGCCTTCTCTTTCTCCTCCTTCTCCCCTACCGATAACCACCTTATCAACTGCGGCTCCTCCGTTGACGCTGCTGTTTATAGTCGCCGTTTCGTTTCAGATGACGACTACTCCAATCCCaactctcctctcctctctgcCACGCGGACGATTCCACTTGCCAACCAAAACCCCTCCCCCAATTCCCCCCAAATCTACAACACGGCTAGGGTTTTCAAGAAACCTTCCAAGTATGTGTTCGAGATCAAGGATCCAGGAACCCACATGGTACGCCTTCATTTTCATCCTTTCATCTCTGCAAATTTGGACTTAAACTACGCTAAATTTCATGTTCTGGTAAATGGGTATGTTGTTTTGAGCAATTTTACTGTGGCGAATGTAGCTTCCCCTCTGATTAAGGAGTATTTTATCTGGTTTGAGTCGAATAAAGTTGTCATCACTTTTATGCCTACAAGGAGGGATGAATTTGGGTTTGTTAATGCAATTGAAGTGATGTCTGCACCCAAAGATTTGATTTCTGATACGGCAATTCTATTGAAGGGCAATAACACTGAGAAATTTGATGGATTAACCAAGCAGGCTCTTGAAACAATGTATAGAGTGAATGTCGGGGGTCCAAAAGTGACACCATTTAATGATACAGTTTGGAGAACATGGATTCCCGATGATGGGTTTTTTGAATCAAGTGAATTGTCGAGCAGGATCTATTTCAGTGGTCGAATTAAGTATCAAAATGGAGGTGCTAGTCGGGAAGTTGGTCCTGATTTTGTATACAATACTGCTAGAGTAATTTCAAGCACAAATGCTTCAATCCCTGAAGCAAACATGACATGGGAGTTTCCAGTGATGGAGGGTTATCACTACCTTGTTAGATTGCATTTCTGTGATATTGCGAGCATGTCGCTTGGTTTGCTGTATTTTAATGTATATATCAACGGGCATCTGGCATATGAAAATTTGGATATTTCCTCTATTACATATATGCTAGCTGCACCATTTTATGCAGATTTTGTTGTTGATAGTGATAGCCATGGGGTTTTAAGAGTGAGTGTTGGACCTTCAAACATGAGCATGGCACACACAGTTGATGGTATCTTGAATGGGGTGGAGATCTTGAAGATGAATAATTCAGTGGGTAGTCTTGATGGGAAAATGTGTGCAGGGATGGTATTGAGAAGCTGGCCAAGAGGGAGCTTTGGTACTTTATTTCCTCTAGTTGCTGTTGTGTGTCTTTTATTGAGTATATCTGTGCTTATGCATAAGAGGACAGTTGGTAAAGGGGACTTTGTTGTCTGGTCTAAATTGCCAACTGATGTCCCAGACGACAATGCAAAGCATAGCAATGAACAGTTACCTGGCAAAGTTTATGTTTCTTCAAGATCAACAGATTTGTGAATGATGCAAGTGGTCATGCAATAGGAGGATGGCATTCCTAGTCTTTGTGGTATTAAAAATCATGGATGGCTCTGTAACTTATAATTTGA
The Manihot esculenta cultivar AM560-2 chromosome 1, M.esculenta_v8, whole genome shotgun sequence genome window above contains:
- the LOC110615257 gene encoding probable receptor-like protein kinase At5g24010, yielding MEIPRTNLTLSFLFLCLFLVSAFSFSSFSPTDNHLINCGSSVDAAVYSRRFVSDDDYSNPNSPLLSATRTIPLANQNPSPNSPQIYNTARVFKKPSKYVFEIKDPGTHMVRLHFHPFISANLDLNYAKFHVLVNGYVVLSNFTVANVASPLIKEYFIWFESNKVVITFMPTRRDEFGFVNAIEVMSAPKDLISDTAILLKGNNTEKFDGLTKQALETMYRVNVGGPKVTPFNDTVWRTWIPDDGFFESSELSSRIYFSGRIKYQNGGASREVGPDFVYNTARVISSTNASIPEANMTWEFPVMEGYHYLVRLHFCDIASMSLGLLYFNVYINGHLAYENLDISSITYMLAAPFYADFVVDSDSHGVLRVSVGPSNMSMAHTVDGILNGVEILKMNNSVGSLDGKMCAGMVLRSWPRGSFGTLFPLVAVVCLLLSISVLMHKRTVGKGDFVVWSKLPTDVPDDNAKHSNEQLPGKVYVSSRSTDL